A single window of Apus apus isolate bApuApu2 chromosome 18, bApuApu2.pri.cur, whole genome shotgun sequence DNA harbors:
- the TEKT1 gene encoding tektin-1 — protein sequence MAKLLKAPPKFHPSEWDMANKMQCASTESQKSRSERMIAESQRLLDEIETTTQKTQSDVNKKIEQRQEEIKFWKQELDNKLEQIVHETEVLLTFKTRLEKSLESCKEPLIVAQKCLLNRQRRVGVDLVHDEVEQELVKETEVLQGVIALLERTLEQTNEQIRLNRSAKYNLEMDLKDKFTALTIDDYCASLTNNTPDIRYADIAENIKGNFVSPEDWIYFSNINVKKADKQRNNSLALRVLIGGILSQTENDMRKQYETVNAAFRNRVKEVKDAKHKLETLLAMVMDETASQEKNIAALKKGIADKEGPVKVAQTRLEARNHRPNVELCYDTVQCRLISEVQEITKNIQRLKDALAQAETELKGLRRRQLSLEEEIQVKENTLYIDEVLCMQMRESVYINNF from the exons ATGGCCAAATTGTTGAAAGCTCCACCCAAGTTTCATCCCTCAGAATGGGACATGGCAAACAAGATGCAGTGTGCCAGTACAGAATCTCAGAAATCCAGGTCAGAGCGCATGATAGCTGAGAGTCAGAGACTGCTGGATGAAATAGAAACAACTACTCAGAAAACTCAAAGTGATGTCAACAAGAAAATAG AACAgagacaggaagaaataaaattctggaAGCAAGAATTAGATAACAAACTTGAGCAAATTGTTCATGAAACAGAGGTGCTGTTGACTTTCAAGACTAGACTGGAGAAATCTTTGGAGAGCTGCAAAGAACCACTCATTGTTGCCCAAAAGTGTCTCCTGAACAG GCAGAGGCGAGTTGGAGTTGACTTGGTGCATGATGAAGTGGAACAGGAACTGGTGAAGGAAACTGAAGTCCTCCAGGGGGTTATTGCTTTGCTTGAACGTACATTGGAGCAAACCAATGAGCAAATCAG ACTAAACCGTTCAGCAAAATACAACCTGGAAATGGATCTGAAGGACAAATTCACAGCTTTGACGATTGATGATTACTGTGCTAGCTTGACAAACAACACTCCTGATATCAGATATGCTGATATTGCAGAGAATATAAAAGGAAA TTTCGTTAGCCCTGAAGACTGGATATATTTCTCAAACATAAATGTCAAAAAGGCTGACAAGCAGAGAAACAATTCTTTGGCACTGAGGGTGCTGATTGGTGGCATCCTCTCACAGACAGAGAATGACATGCGCAAGCAATATGAGACAGTGAATGCTGCGTTTAGAAACAGGGTGAAGGAAGTCAAGGATGCCAAGCACAAGCTAGAGACACTCCTTGCAATG GTGATGGATGAGACTGCCTCACAGGAAAAGAACATTGCAGCCTTAAAGAAAGGAATTGCTGATAAAGAAGGACCTGTTAAAGTGGCTCAAACCCGCTTGGAAGCAAGGAACCATCGCCCCAATGTGGAATTGTGTTATGACACAGTGCAATGCAGGCTGATTAGTGAAGTTCAAGAgattacaaaaaatattcaaag ATTAAAGGATGCACTCGCACAGGCTGAAACAGAGCTGAAAGGTCTGCGCCGCCGACAGCTTTCCTTGGAGGAGGAGATCCAGGTCAAGGAGAACACACTGTACATTGATGAAGTGCTCTGCATGCAAATGAGAGAGTCTGTTTACATTAACAACTTCTGA
- the FBXO39 gene encoding LOW QUALITY PROTEIN: F-box only protein 39 (The sequence of the model RefSeq protein was modified relative to this genomic sequence to represent the inferred CDS: substituted 1 base at 1 genomic stop codon): CLFGANLAKRAPILNVDFFFERVMKHDQLARILLAEISVRCISLQSCPFSDPEXIMRPTLTNLPAYCHLLQELTLELNNDHELLDNMHLQLILSCMLFLKVWAFPSVTFMERLLQNCAESKCILTNIKSRIYTAHQDTSEKDGLLGDIYRKFKHLIDSELNYFVITYPVV; the protein is encoded by the exons TGTCTGTTTGGGGCAAACTTGGCCAAGAGAGCCCCCATATTGAATGTGGACTTCTTCTTTGAAAGAGTTATGAAGCATGATCAACTAGCCAGGATCCTGCTAGCGGAGATCTCGGTCAGGTGCATCAGTCTACAGAGCTGTCCTTTCAGTGACCCAGAATAGATAATGAGACCGACGCTCACTAACCTCCCAGCCTACTGCCATCTTCTGCAG GAATTAACACTTGAATTGAACAATGACCATGAGCTGCTGGACAACATGCATCTACAGCTCATCTTATCATGCATGTTATTTCTGAAAGTCTGGGCATTTCCAAGTGTTACCTTTATGGAGAGGCTGCTACAAAACTGTGcagaaagcaaatgcattttGACTAATATCAAG AGCAGGATTTACACAGCCCACCAAGACACTAGTGAAAAGGATGGGCTGTTGGGTGATATTTACAGGAAGTTCAAACACCTGATTGACTCAGAGCTTAATTACTTTGTCATCACATACCCAGTAGTGTAA